A genomic stretch from Numida meleagris isolate 19003 breed g44 Domestic line chromosome 2, NumMel1.0, whole genome shotgun sequence includes:
- the LRRFIP2 gene encoding leucine-rich repeat flightless-interacting protein 2 isoform X6, whose product MRELERQQKELEEKSEKSHSEIFSRPSSRNSIPLSGSSSRRGSGDTSSLLDPDASLSELRDSLAEVEEKYKKAMVSNAQLDNEKNNLVYQVDTLKDVIEEKEEQIAEYHRENEEKTKELERQKHTCSVLQHKLDELKEGLRQRDELIEALERQKDYFDCIKNERDELREELADLKETMKRGEKHGLVIIPDGTPNGDINHESAVGAITVVSQEAAQVLESAGEGPLDVRLRKLAGEKEELLSQVRKLKMQLEEERQKYSKSDGMNPDIVGLENGSDLQLIEMQRDANRQISEYKFRLSKAEQDITTLEQNIGRLEGQVARYKNAAENAEKVEDELKAERRKLQRELRTALDKIEEMEMTNSHLMKRLEKMKANRNALLSQQ is encoded by the exons ctggaagaaaagagtgaaaaatcaCATTCAGAAATTTTTTCAAGG CCATCGTCTCGCAATTCAATTCCGCTGAGTGGCAGCTCATCGAGGAGAGGAAGTGGAGATACAAGCAGTTTATTGGATCCTGATGCCTCCCTCAGTGAATTACGG GATTCGCTAGCTGAAGTTGAAGAGAAGTACAAGAAAGCTATGGTTTCCAATGCTCAACTAGACAATGAGAAAAACAACTTGGTGTACCAAGTGGATACTCTAAAGGATGTCattgaagagaaagaagagcaaataGCTGAGTACCAcagggaaaatgaagagaagacaAAG GAATTGGAAAGACAGAAACACACATGCAGTGTTCTACAGCATAAGCTGGATGAACTTAAAGAGGGCCTTCGACAGAGAGATGAATTGATAGAG GCCctagaaagacagaaagattaCTTTGACTGCATTAAGAATGAGCGAGATGAGCTCAGAGAGGAGTTGGCTGACCTGAAGGAAACAATGAAGAGAGGAGAG aaacatggaTTAGTTATAATCCCAGATGGCACACCAAATGGTGATATAAACCATGAATCAGCAGTTGGTGCAATAACAGTTGTATCACAGGAAGCTGCTCAAGTCTTGGAATCTGCAGGAGAAGGACCACTAg ATGTCCGGCTACGAAAATTggctggagaaaaggaagaattattgtcccag GTTAGAAAACTGAAGATGCAGTtggaagaagaaagacagaaatactCTAAAAGTGATGGAATGAATCCAGACATAGTAGGCTTAGAGAATGGCTCTGACTTGCAACTAATTGAAATGCAGA GAGATGCCAACAGACAAATTAGTGAATACAAGTTTAGACTTTCAAAAGCTGAACAAGATATAACCACCTTGGAACAAAAT ATTGGACGGCTGGAAGGACAGGTTGCAAGGTATAAAAATGCcgcagaaaatgcagaaaaagtggAAGATGAACTCAAAGCTGAAAGGAGGAAGCTTCAGCGAGAG tTGAGAACAGCACTGGATAAGATAGAAGAGATGGAGATGACCAATAGCCACTTAATGAAAAGGCTGGAGAAGATGAAGGCAAATAGGAATGCGCTTCTATCTCAACAGTGA